Within the Thermostichus lividus PCC 6715 genome, the region TGGCAAAAACGAAGTTAGCCACGAAAAGCCCCCCGCTTGGTACGTGCAACTGTTCAAGGCGTTCAACAATCCCTTTATTTGGGTATTGGTGGGGCTAGCGGCTGTTTCCTACGTTTTGGACTACGCCATTGCTGAGCCAGAAGATAAGGATCTGACAGCAGTGATTATCTTATCCATCATGGTGCTGGTGAGTGGCTTCCTGCGGTTTTTCCAGGAATACCGCTCTACCCAAGCAGCAGAAAAGCTGAAAGCTATGGTCAGCACTAAGGCTACCGTGATTCGCCGCGATCGCCTCGATGCCCCCGGAACGCGACGGGAGGTTCCCCTCAGCGCCTTGGTTCCGGGCGATATTGTGGCATTGTCGGCGGGAGATATGATCCCAGCGGATGTGCGACTGCTGACCTCCAAGGATCTATTCGTGAGCCAAGCGGTGCTGACGGGGGAATCCCTGCCCGTAGAAAAGTACGACACCTTGGGCAGTGTGGTGGAAAAGCGCGCTGATGTGCAAGTGGAATCTGATCAGGTGAGTGCGCTGGATATTCCCACTGTCTGCTTTATGGGTACTAATGTGGTCAGTGGCACAGGGACGGCGGTGGTGGTTTCCACGGGCGATCGCACCTACTTCGGCTCTCTGGCCAAAAACATCGTAGGCAAGCGCGTTCTCACCAGCTTTGAAAAAGGCGTCAACCGGGTCAGCTATCTGCTGATCACCTTCATGGCAGTGATGGTGCCGATCGTCTTCCTCATCCAATGGTTTACCAAAGGCAGTTTTCTGGATGCCCTGCTGTTTTCGTTATCCGTGGCCGTGGGGCTAACGCCGGAAATGCTACCCATGATCGTGACCGCAAACCTGGCGCGGGGTGCAGTCGTGATGGCGAATCAAAAAGTAGTGGTCAAACGCATCAATGCAATTCAGAACTTTGGGGCGATGGACATCCTCTGCACTGATAAAACTGGCACTCTGACGCTGGATAAGATTATCCTAGAACGCCATGTGGACATTCACGGCTACGAGGATGACGAACCCCTGGAATATGGCTACCTGAACAGCTACTACCAGACCGGCTTAAAAAACCTGCTGGATGTGGCAGTGCTGGAGCATGTGGAGTTAAATACAGAACTCAAACCCGCAGAAAACTACGCCAAGGTGGATGAAATTCCCTTCGACTTTGTGCGTCGCCGCATGTCAGTGGTGGTGGAGCCGCGTGGGGGGCGCTCAGAAGGCCAGCATGTGCTGATCTGCAAAGGAGCAGTTGAGGAACTGTTCAACGTTTGCTCCCATGCCAAATATCACGGCGAAATCATGCCCATGAACGAGTCTGTGCGGCTGGAAGGGCTGCGGGTGACCCAAAGCCTGAATGAAGACGGCTTCCGGGTGATTGCCGTCGCCTATAAGGAAATCCCC harbors:
- the mgtA gene encoding magnesium-translocating P-type ATPase, yielding MRNTPRTTRGRGDVNTRALESAKLSLRALEEAGNDINQVLRSLNSHRQGLTEADAAVRLRKYGKNEVSHEKPPAWYVQLFKAFNNPFIWVLVGLAAVSYVLDYAIAEPEDKDLTAVIILSIMVLVSGFLRFFQEYRSTQAAEKLKAMVSTKATVIRRDRLDAPGTRREVPLSALVPGDIVALSAGDMIPADVRLLTSKDLFVSQAVLTGESLPVEKYDTLGSVVEKRADVQVESDQVSALDIPTVCFMGTNVVSGTGTAVVVSTGDRTYFGSLAKNIVGKRVLTSFEKGVNRVSYLLITFMAVMVPIVFLIQWFTKGSFLDALLFSLSVAVGLTPEMLPMIVTANLARGAVVMANQKVVVKRINAIQNFGAMDILCTDKTGTLTLDKIILERHVDIHGYEDDEPLEYGYLNSYYQTGLKNLLDVAVLEHVELNTELKPAENYAKVDEIPFDFVRRRMSVVVEPRGGRSEGQHVLICKGAVEELFNVCSHAKYHGEIMPMNESVRLEGLRVTQSLNEDGFRVIAVAYKEIPIPLDTAPTYSAKDECDLILVGYLAFLDPPKDSAIEAIAALNDNGVAVKVITGDNDIVTRKVCKEVNLEVEGVLVGSQIERLSDEELTSQLDTTTIFAKVSPLQKARIVRLLREQGHTVGYLGDGINDAAALRDADVGISVDTAVDIAKESADIILLEKNLMVLERGVIEGRRTFANILKYLNMTASSNYGNVFSVMGSSAVLPFLPMQPIQLLTQNLIYDLSQTTIPFDNVDKEFLRKPQKWNVPNIGRFMLFIGPISSIFDYATYIVMWFVFAANTPEDVKLFNSGWFVEGLLSQTLVVHMLRTARVPFFQSWPSLPVLLSTGTAIIAGMIIPFTPLGAGLGMVPLPANYFIWLWLILGSYCLLTQYLKGFYIRTFGKWL